A region of Maridesulfovibrio sp. DNA encodes the following proteins:
- a CDS encoding glycerate kinase, with the protein MMTSEQEHLRQIFAEALDRVDPYKIITNRVTLEGEILTVAMDEGDIVVDLQEFERIVVIGAGKATAKMALAVEKILGARIDSGLISVKYGHTENLKFIRTIEAAHPVPDDNSVRAAREIEELACSTTDKTLVINLVSGGGSALLSSPMHAEVDGKKIEVTLEDKQNTTKALLACGADISEINCIRKHLSSLKGGRLLRCLRPARSLNFILSDVVGDNLDTIASGLTSYDRTTYCDAMSIIENYGLREKIPANVVQALELGNTGKLLETLSKDEFSEIRADNILIGTNRIALLGARDKAAELGYNVRMLTSRLQGEAADAADMLWAVAQDEREWELLEKKPACIIVGGETVVTLKGNGKGGRNQEMALQFLMRLGQDEQNGKAIHFLAASTDGNDGPTDAAGGFADSTVLEKSREMGLSIAEYLKNNDSYHFLQTVGALFKTGPTNTNVCDVQLLIVK; encoded by the coding sequence ATGATGACCAGCGAACAGGAACATCTCCGGCAGATATTCGCCGAAGCACTGGACCGCGTTGACCCATATAAAATCATCACCAACAGGGTTACCCTGGAAGGCGAAATCCTGACTGTCGCCATGGACGAAGGTGATATTGTTGTTGATCTTCAGGAATTCGAACGCATCGTGGTCATCGGTGCAGGCAAGGCCACTGCCAAAATGGCCCTTGCCGTTGAAAAAATTTTAGGAGCGCGCATCGACTCCGGGCTGATATCCGTAAAATACGGACATACTGAAAATCTCAAATTCATCCGGACCATTGAAGCTGCTCACCCTGTACCGGACGACAACAGCGTGCGTGCGGCCAGAGAGATTGAAGAACTGGCCTGCTCCACCACCGACAAAACTCTGGTTATCAATCTTGTTTCCGGTGGCGGATCAGCCCTGCTCTCCAGCCCCATGCATGCAGAGGTGGACGGGAAAAAAATTGAAGTAACCCTTGAGGACAAACAAAACACCACCAAGGCCCTTCTGGCCTGTGGTGCCGATATCAGCGAGATCAACTGCATCCGCAAACATCTTTCATCCCTCAAAGGCGGACGCCTGCTGCGCTGCCTGCGTCCGGCACGCAGTCTGAACTTCATTCTTTCAGACGTTGTTGGAGACAACCTCGACACCATCGCTTCCGGACTGACCAGCTATGACCGCACTACGTATTGCGATGCCATGTCCATCATTGAAAATTATGGATTGCGCGAAAAAATACCGGCTAATGTTGTGCAGGCTCTTGAGCTGGGCAACACAGGCAAATTGCTGGAAACCTTGTCTAAAGACGAGTTCAGTGAAATCCGTGCCGATAACATTCTCATCGGCACCAACCGCATTGCCCTGCTTGGTGCTCGCGACAAGGCTGCAGAACTGGGGTACAATGTGCGAATGCTGACCTCCCGCCTGCAGGGAGAAGCCGCCGATGCTGCCGACATGCTCTGGGCTGTGGCTCAAGATGAACGGGAATGGGAACTGCTGGAAAAAAAACCGGCCTGCATAATAGTAGGCGGCGAAACAGTTGTTACTTTGAAAGGGAACGGCAAGGGCGGCCGTAATCAGGAAATGGCCCTGCAATTTCTCATGCGTCTGGGACAGGATGAACAAAACGGCAAAGCCATCCACTTTCTGGCCGCATCGACTGACGGCAACGACGGCCCCACAGACGCGGCCGGAGGTTTTGCCGACTCAACGGTTCTGGAAAAATCCCGCGAAATGGGACTCTCCATTGCCGAATATTTAAAAAACAACGACTCCTACCACTTCCTTCAAACGGTAGGAGCCTTGTTTAAAACAGGCCCCACCAACACTAACGTCTGCGACGTCCAATTGCTGATCGTTAAGTAG
- a CDS encoding glycine zipper domain-containing protein yields MKKLVPLLVFCILFVASGCANKAQSGAGIGALAGATIGALTFKNKASGAAIGAGIGALMGYVVGNEWDKNDEKQVSKTLEDNHSGQTSAWTNPDTGKSYSATPSPAYVNQGKVCRDVTITEDGGEQILAKACRGDDGVWRLKE; encoded by the coding sequence ATGAAAAAACTGGTTCCGCTGCTTGTCTTTTGTATTCTTTTTGTTGCTTCCGGTTGTGCAAATAAAGCTCAATCCGGTGCCGGGATCGGTGCTCTTGCCGGGGCGACCATCGGTGCACTGACATTTAAGAATAAGGCTTCGGGTGCAGCCATCGGTGCCGGAATCGGCGCCCTTATGGGTTATGTGGTCGGTAATGAATGGGACAAGAATGATGAAAAGCAGGTCTCAAAAACTTTGGAAGATAACCATTCTGGTCAAACTTCTGCGTGGACCAACCCTGATACCGGTAAGTCTTACAGTGCTACACCTTCTCCGGCTTATGTCAATCAGGGCAAGGTCTGCCGCGATGTTACCATTACTGAAGACGGCGGAGAACAGATCTTGGCCAAGGCCTGCCGTGGAGATGACGGGGTCTGGAGATTGAAAGAGTAG
- a CDS encoding class I SAM-dependent methyltransferase: protein MVWDGFDAEKYDTWFKTPAGQFALEQEVGLMDHLISGWPRRKRKLLEIGCGTGLFLDHFYRCGFDISGVDHSPVMLEAANKRLGSRASLYLCNGEHLPFADNEFDFTVLWTVLEFCSEPEEMLLEAARVSAGGILIGFLNRHSIYFFTHGRMWPWASSSTLRQAHWFSPSEMRRAVKKTCGYSPAMTRSVLPGPMWSWKNRTPLKQLNGIIYPPYFGAFTGCRVDFRNRRPMNPLHAWKHMPSAVTSTKRKALKPECFRDSK, encoded by the coding sequence ATGGTCTGGGACGGTTTTGACGCGGAAAAATATGACACATGGTTCAAGACTCCTGCGGGGCAGTTTGCCCTTGAGCAGGAAGTCGGGCTTATGGATCACCTGATTTCCGGCTGGCCGCGGCGCAAAAGAAAGTTGTTGGAAATCGGCTGCGGAACCGGGCTTTTTCTCGATCACTTTTACCGTTGCGGTTTTGATATCAGTGGAGTGGACCACTCTCCGGTTATGCTGGAGGCGGCCAACAAACGGCTTGGCAGCCGCGCCTCCCTGTATCTTTGTAATGGGGAACACCTTCCTTTTGCGGATAATGAGTTTGATTTCACTGTACTCTGGACTGTGCTGGAATTCTGTTCCGAACCTGAGGAGATGCTGCTTGAGGCGGCCAGAGTCTCTGCCGGGGGAATTCTGATCGGTTTTTTGAACCGCCATTCGATTTATTTTTTTACCCACGGCAGGATGTGGCCCTGGGCTTCCTCTTCAACCCTGCGGCAGGCGCATTGGTTCTCTCCCTCGGAAATGCGAAGGGCTGTAAAGAAAACATGCGGATACAGCCCGGCAATGACACGTTCGGTGCTGCCCGGACCTATGTGGAGCTGGAAGAACAGAACCCCGCTCAAGCAGCTCAATGGAATAATTTATCCTCCTTATTTCGGGGCATTTACCGGGTGTCGGGTTGATTTTCGCAACCGTAGGCCCATGAATCCGCTGCACGCATGGAAACATATGCCCTCAGCCGTCACATCCACAAAACGGAAAGCCCTGAAACCGGAATGTTTCCGGGATTCAAAATAA
- a CDS encoding peroxiredoxin, whose product MSCTEVYEEVLSTASIGENVPDFVMEAYDPEDCGFTEVNFEEIRKSGKWLVLFFYPADFTFVCPTELADLADKHAELEKLGCEVVSVSTDTKFTHLAWKNDERLLQNVKFKMAADPTGEVSDFFGVYDHNTGLALRGTFVINPEGTLVSSEINFYNVGRNANELLRKIEANVYLKDHPEEACPAKWTPGEKTLTPSEKLVGKVYEELNGE is encoded by the coding sequence ATGAGTTGCACTGAAGTTTACGAAGAAGTCCTTTCCACTGCATCAATAGGTGAAAATGTTCCTGATTTTGTAATGGAAGCATATGACCCGGAAGATTGCGGTTTTACCGAAGTCAATTTCGAGGAAATCCGTAAATCTGGAAAATGGCTGGTCCTGTTTTTCTACCCGGCAGACTTCACTTTTGTCTGCCCTACTGAGCTTGCCGACCTCGCAGACAAACATGCTGAGCTGGAAAAACTCGGTTGTGAGGTGGTTTCGGTCTCAACTGATACCAAGTTCACACATTTGGCTTGGAAGAATGATGAAAGACTGCTCCAGAATGTGAAGTTCAAAATGGCGGCAGACCCCACCGGGGAAGTTTCCGATTTCTTCGGAGTATATGACCACAACACAGGTCTGGCCCTGAGGGGAACATTCGTCATCAACCCTGAAGGCACACTGGTTTCTTCGGAAATCAATTTCTACAACGTAGGCCGAAATGCCAATGAACTGCTCCGTAAGATCGAAGCCAACGTATACCTCAAGGATCATCCGGAAGAAGCCTGCCCTGCAAAGTGGACTCCCGGTGAGAAGACCCTTACCCCCAGCGAAAAGCTGGTCGGGAAGGTTTATGAAGAACTTAATGGCGAGTAA